Within Eggerthella sp. YY7918, the genomic segment ACTTGCCCGCATTCGTATAGCCAGCCAGCGCTACCTTGAACATGCCGCTCTCGTAGCGACTTTCGCGCTGAAGCGCACGCACCGCAGCAAGATGCTTGAGTTCGCGCTTAATGGAGGTAATGCGCTTGCGCACCATACGACGGTCGACCTCCAGCTGGCTCTCTCCTTCACCGAAGCGCGATCCCACGCCGCCACCCATACGGTTGGATGCAAGGTGAGCCCACATACCACGCAAGCGCGGCAGCAGATACTCGTTTTGAGCAAGGCGCACTTGCAGACGGCCTTCTTTGCTTGTGGCATGAAGTGCAAAAATATCAAGGATAAGAGCAGTGCGATCGATGATCTTCACGTCTTTGCCAACAATCTTCTCAAGGTTAGCCTGTTGCGAAGGAGTGAGTTCATCGTCGAAGACCACCAGATCAGCCGCATTGGCTCGTGCAAGCGCTGCAACCTCTTCGGCCTTACCGGTGCCAACGAAAGTTTTGGGGTTCGGAGCTTCGAGCCTTTGTGAGGTAGTGGCAACCACATCGGCGCCTGCGGTATCCACCAGACGCTCAAGTTCGGCAAGAGACGAAGCAAGCGGCCACGTGGTGCCAGGACGATCGACGCCGACAAGAACAGCTCGCTCGCGACGCTGCTCAGCCACTGTGGTCATGCCACGCGTAATAACGGATTCGAATTCGGACATAGGGTAATCCTTCCCAAAAAATGACGAAACGTATGTTGTGAGAAATGATTACCGCGGCTGCATGAATGCTCCTGTCCGATCATAAAGTAGTAAAACGCATGAAACTAATGCTTATCATAGCATAGTGTCATCGCCTGCCATAAACCGCGTGTAAACGCGTCGAGCGCGTTGAGAGAGCTTAGCTTCTGAGCGTTGCAAGCGCTG encodes:
- the hflX gene encoding GTPase HflX; protein product: MSEFESVITRGMTTVAEQRRERAVLVGVDRPGTTWPLASSLAELERLVDTAGADVVATTSQRLEAPNPKTFVGTGKAEEVAALARANAADLVVFDDELTPSQQANLEKIVGKDVKIIDRTALILDIFALHATSKEGRLQVRLAQNEYLLPRLRGMWAHLASNRMGGGVGSRFGEGESQLEVDRRMVRKRITSIKRELKHLAAVRALQRESRYESGMFKVALAGYTNAGKSSLLNRLTNAEVLAYDKLFATLDSTTRKFELPEGREITLTDTVGFIQKLPTTLVEAFKSTLDEITGADLILHIVDASSDEYEEQIAAVDDILGQIEAQKIKRVLVFNKCDLLDEEHRNALRARHTQAQFVSAATGEGIPILVEHIARVASAHDAHLDVLIPYDRGDLVSIAHERCHILSESHEEAGTHIVMLAGASYAGLFRPFLVESEHEAE